A part of Paenibacillus sp. IHBB 10380 genomic DNA contains:
- a CDS encoding AraC family transcriptional regulator, translating to MINLDKLAEIFASGTYEIEDVYRLVIQPKSILREFTTVKHGFLFIIRGGARICVNGTVYELHPGSVFHAAPGMQLDSQVIGQSEFEYYSLFYRLDKLGDVNCTHECDSHFKLEPGANPRVIELLIMLHQNAHTSGGIGKLRIKELFLSIMHQVLIGCRYRESGSSPSKRVIEEAIAYINGHYMNPITLDELAELHAMSTKRFSYFFHKYTGFRPIDYVVNYRMERASDLLKAGNFPIRDIAVSVGYANPLYFSRLFKKKFGVSPSAYTHKLDNHIY from the coding sequence ATGATAAATTTGGATAAATTAGCAGAGATATTTGCTAGTGGTACCTATGAAATAGAAGATGTCTACCGTTTAGTCATCCAGCCGAAAAGTATATTACGTGAATTTACGACCGTAAAGCATGGATTTCTTTTTATAATTCGTGGAGGAGCTAGAATATGTGTGAATGGAACGGTCTACGAGTTACATCCAGGATCAGTATTTCATGCGGCTCCAGGCATGCAACTGGACTCGCAAGTTATAGGACAATCAGAGTTCGAGTATTATTCACTTTTTTATAGATTGGATAAGTTAGGCGATGTAAATTGTACTCATGAATGCGACTCTCATTTTAAGCTGGAACCGGGAGCAAATCCGAGAGTGATAGAATTACTGATCATGCTCCATCAGAATGCCCATACATCTGGAGGAATTGGAAAGCTTCGTATCAAGGAATTATTCTTAAGCATCATGCATCAAGTTCTGATTGGTTGCAGGTATCGAGAGAGTGGCAGTTCTCCAAGTAAAAGGGTGATAGAGGAAGCCATTGCATACATTAACGGGCATTATATGAATCCGATCACACTCGACGAGTTAGCTGAACTGCATGCAATGAGTACCAAACGCTTCTCATACTTCTTTCACAAATATACGGGGTTCCGTCCAATCGACTATGTTGTTAATTATCGTATGGAAAGAGCCAGTGATTTACTCAAAGCAGGCAATTTCCCCATCCGCGATATTGCTGTCAGTGTCGGTTATGCCAATCCGCTATATTTCAGCAGATTATTTAAAAAGAAATTCGGTGTGTCCCCCTCCGCATACACACATAAATTAGATAATCATATATATTGA
- a CDS encoding NtaA/DmoA family FMN-dependent monooxygenase (This protein belongs to a clade of FMN-dependent monooxygenases, within a broader family of flavin-dependent oxidoreductases, the luciferase-like monooxygenase (LMM) family, some of whose members use coenzyme F420 rather than FMN.) has translation MTANRQLCIGLSLNATWMKGDGWRRPDSGVEKMGSIDYYIDVAKMAEKSKLDFLFRADYLYVSPQMLGDSSNLGSPDPTMMFAAIARETERIGLVTTISTTFNPPYVVARQLQSLHWLSNGRAGWNIVTSIEGAENFGDSPMPSPQERYAKAMEFTDVVRKLWESFPKEAIVTDRESGIFSDKDKVTAINHSGEFFSVKGPLSLPSHKSGTIPLFQAGASDIGRNFASSVADAIFAAMPDIESGVELRNDLRRRATEHGRDPNTIRVLPGLYFFLADTREEARELHKAAHAHLSIERRHASLKSVLGLDLSGFPSDQRVTADMLPDPNQPVRSRTHAELLHRYITKYQPTVEEVLARPEVVGSAHWVSVGTVEDVLNDIIERFEAGAIDGFIALPGGSEKSMEIFFEKLMPELVERGLFRSEYMGGTLREHLGIT, from the coding sequence TTGACTGCAAATAGACAATTATGTATTGGCTTGTCCTTAAATGCAACTTGGATGAAAGGAGACGGCTGGCGGCGCCCAGATAGCGGAGTAGAAAAAATGGGTTCAATTGACTATTACATTGATGTGGCAAAGATGGCGGAGAAGTCAAAGCTCGATTTTCTTTTCAGGGCGGATTATCTTTATGTTAGCCCGCAGATGCTGGGCGATTCCTCTAATTTAGGCAGCCCTGACCCTACTATGATGTTTGCTGCAATTGCCCGTGAAACCGAGCGTATCGGGCTGGTTACGACAATTTCTACGACTTTTAATCCGCCGTATGTTGTTGCAAGGCAGCTTCAGTCTTTGCATTGGCTGAGCAATGGACGCGCAGGCTGGAATATTGTCACTTCTATTGAAGGCGCTGAAAATTTTGGCGATTCTCCGATGCCTTCACCGCAAGAAAGATATGCGAAGGCAATGGAATTTACTGATGTTGTACGCAAGCTATGGGAAAGTTTTCCGAAAGAAGCCATTGTTACTGATCGCGAGTCAGGCATATTTTCTGATAAGGATAAAGTGACTGCTATTAATCATTCCGGTGAATTTTTCAGTGTAAAGGGGCCGCTTTCTTTACCTTCTCATAAATCGGGAACCATTCCTTTGTTTCAAGCCGGCGCTTCGGATATTGGACGAAATTTTGCCTCTTCAGTAGCGGATGCTATTTTTGCTGCAATGCCGGATATTGAATCGGGAGTGGAATTGCGAAATGATCTGAGAAGAAGAGCCACAGAACATGGGCGTGATCCGAACACCATCAGAGTTTTGCCGGGTTTATATTTTTTCCTGGCCGATACGCGCGAAGAAGCGCGTGAATTGCATAAGGCTGCGCATGCACATTTAAGTATTGAGCGCAGACATGCCTCTCTCAAATCGGTGCTGGGTCTTGATTTAAGTGGTTTTCCTTCGGATCAACGCGTAACTGCCGATATGCTTCCCGATCCTAATCAGCCCGTCCGCAGCCGGACACATGCCGAGCTGTTGCACCGGTATATTACAAAGTATCAGCCTACAGTGGAAGAGGTGCTGGCGAGGCCGGAGGTTGTCGGATCTGCCCATTGGGTATCTGTTGGAACGGTCGAGGACGTGCTGAACGATATTATTGAGCGGTTTGAGGCCGGAGCTATTGATGGATTTATAGCCCTTCCAGGTGGTTCAGAAAAATCTATGGAAATATTTTTTGAAAAGCTGATGCCGGAGTTGGTTGAAAGAGGCTTGTTCAGAAGCGAATATATGGGGGGCACTTTGCGTGAACATTTAGGGATTACGTAA